In one window of Actinomycetota bacterium DNA:
- a CDS encoding oligosaccharide flippase family protein has translation MERVARLSKNTAALVGARIVTSSLTFILAIIINRNLGPEAAGIYTYAFTLYTIFQVIPDFGLGNISIRDVSQQVSRLRRYFANIVSLRFLLGLIAFSLLMLTNFISLAVQGSGGLSGDKFWVVFTIAFCLLVEQPFSNSLCENFIALERLGVVALVYLIMGIMKVAMSIYVVTAGFENVLVYLVLIYIITIIYSIFHLYLLYRRVLRRTEPAEAEISDMVVAEAVTHGPVPFGDAAMEALLADYSYAGLSEETEKVDAGAGEETQQPPVAPPPEEPALVTRIGPFTMDGRFWRYLLVSAWPLAIVAAGVTIYAGMDVPLISWIRGDTEVGLYSAAGMFAKALVFLTLALNMAVLPAVSKVGGKHPDRLGQVWERLIHYALLLVVPLVVIIPVLARPVLVLQRFQYIEAWPATWLTMAAMTFTFMTAVSYPFFIVINKQKTISIVVLFGLPLKAVLGIVAISIWGYIGAAASVLLSECVVFCLLYWKLSRDLEHRINFLRFAGVPALMLGTLYGIAFVLNSALAVGKDTFASALQAAFIIAAALTIVYIVLAIVTKALSRKGLQELNELLTV, from the coding sequence ATGGAGCGGGTAGCCCGGCTTTCGAAGAACACCGCGGCCCTGGTGGGCGCGAGGATCGTGACCTCGAGCCTCACCTTCATCCTGGCCATCATCATCAACCGCAACCTGGGCCCGGAAGCGGCCGGCATCTACACCTACGCCTTCACCCTCTACACCATCTTCCAGGTGATACCGGACTTCGGCCTCGGTAACATATCCATCCGCGACGTCTCCCAGCAGGTCTCCCGGCTGCGCCGTTACTTCGCGAACATCGTGTCGCTGCGCTTCCTCCTCGGCCTCATCGCCTTCTCCCTGCTCATGTTGACCAACTTCATCAGCCTGGCCGTGCAGGGGTCGGGGGGGCTGTCCGGGGACAAGTTCTGGGTGGTCTTCACCATCGCCTTCTGCCTCCTGGTCGAGCAGCCGTTCTCCAACTCCCTGTGCGAGAACTTCATCGCCCTGGAGAGGCTGGGGGTGGTGGCCCTGGTCTACCTGATCATGGGGATCATGAAGGTGGCCATGTCCATCTACGTGGTCACCGCCGGCTTCGAAAACGTCCTCGTCTACCTGGTGCTCATCTACATCATCACCATCATCTACTCCATCTTCCACCTCTACCTGCTCTACCGGCGCGTCCTGCGCCGGACGGAACCTGCCGAGGCGGAGATCAGCGACATGGTGGTGGCCGAGGCGGTCACCCACGGGCCGGTGCCGTTCGGCGACGCGGCCATGGAGGCGCTGCTCGCGGATTACTCCTATGCCGGGCTGTCCGAGGAGACGGAGAAGGTGGACGCAGGCGCCGGGGAGGAAACTCAACAACCACCGGTGGCCCCCCCGCCGGAAGAGCCGGCCCTGGTCACCAGGATCGGCCCCTTCACCATGGACGGCAGGTTCTGGCGCTACCTGCTGGTTAGCGCATGGCCCCTGGCCATCGTCGCCGCGGGCGTGACCATCTACGCCGGCATGGACGTCCCTCTCATCTCCTGGATCAGGGGAGACACCGAGGTGGGCTTGTACAGCGCCGCCGGCATGTTCGCGAAGGCCCTGGTGTTCTTGACCCTCGCCCTCAACATGGCGGTGCTGCCGGCTGTCTCCAAGGTGGGCGGCAAGCATCCCGACCGGCTGGGGCAGGTGTGGGAGCGCCTCATCCACTACGCGCTGCTCCTGGTGGTGCCGCTGGTGGTGATCATCCCCGTGCTGGCCCGTCCCGTCCTGGTGCTGCAGAGATTCCAGTACATCGAGGCCTGGCCCGCCACCTGGCTGACCATGGCCGCCATGACCTTCACCTTCATGACCGCGGTCAGCTACCCCTTCTTCATCGTCATCAACAAGCAGAAGACCATCTCCATCGTGGTCCTCTTCGGCCTCCCCCTGAAGGCCGTCCTGGGGATCGTGGCCATCTCCATCTGGGGATATATTGGCGCCGCGGCGAGCGTGCTGCTCAGCGAGTGCGTGGTCTTCTGCCTGCTCTACTGGAAGCTGTCACGCGACCTCGAGCACCGTATAAACTTCCTCCGCTTCGCGGGGGTACCCGCGCTCATGCTGGGAACGCTCTACGGTATCGCCTTCGTCCTAAACAGCGCGCTGGCGGTGGGCAAGGACACCTTCGCGAGCGCGCTGCAGGCCGCCTTTATCATTGCGGCCGCGCTGACGATTGTTTATATAGTACTGGCCATCGTGACCAAGGCCCTGAGCAGAAAGGGCTTGCAGGAACTGAACGAGCTGCTTACGGTGTGA